A part of Candidatus Poribacteria bacterium genomic DNA contains:
- a CDS encoding BMC domain-containing protein, translating to MGDALGLIETRGLVASIEAADAMVKAANVTLVGCEKVGGGLVTVMVRGDVGAVQAATQAGAEAARRVGELISVHVIPRPHAEVSRMLESMGEMTD from the coding sequence ATGGGAGATGCTCTGGGATTGATTGAGACGAGGGGTCTTGTCGCCAGCATTGAGGCAGCCGATGCTATGGTCAAGGCTGCCAACGTCACACTTGTAGGCTGTGAAAAGGTGGGCGGTGGACTGGTGACCGTCATGGTCAGAGGCGATGTAGGAGCCGTTCAGGCCGCCACTCAGGCCGGTGCCGAGGCGGCCAGACGTGTCGGCGAGCTTATCTCCGTCCACGTCATCCCCAGGCCGCATGCGGAAGTGAGCAGAATGCTTGAGAGCATGGGCGAGATGACAGACTGA
- the pduL gene encoding phosphate propanoyltransferase, with amino-acid sequence MREAELVELITERVLEELCISCGFCATRSCSTVRACDLVAQRHKVPVGISARHIHITPEHLEVLFGGGAQLTHHVDLYQPGNFAAKETVTIVGPRGAIERVRILGPLRDYTQVELARTDAVRLGLDPPVRDSGDLDDAAPITIVGPKGSIFLEHGAIIAARHIHMPVEDAERMGLTSQDLVSVRVPGERGLTFENVRLKIGENVLLQLHLDTDEGNAAGLQGGEAVEIILPDGSIFSPSEEVAVEEREPIVETVEFKPEGQRGKPVVTASFIESLSPQVKQLLVPNPVIITPLAKDAAREKGIQIVTKEGRRLI; translated from the coding sequence ATGCGTGAGGCAGAACTGGTCGAACTCATCACGGAGAGGGTTTTAGAGGAGCTTTGTATCTCCTGCGGCTTTTGTGCGACAAGATCATGTTCAACCGTCCGCGCTTGTGATCTTGTCGCACAGAGGCATAAGGTTCCAGTCGGCATCTCCGCCCGCCATATTCACATCACACCCGAACATCTGGAAGTTCTCTTCGGAGGAGGAGCGCAGCTGACACATCATGTCGATCTCTACCAGCCAGGGAATTTCGCAGCGAAAGAAACCGTCACCATAGTCGGGCCGAGGGGGGCGATAGAAAGGGTTCGGATCCTAGGTCCCCTGAGGGATTACACGCAGGTGGAGCTCGCCCGAACGGATGCCGTGAGGCTTGGGCTTGATCCGCCCGTGAGGGATTCGGGCGATTTGGATGATGCCGCCCCGATCACTATCGTCGGACCCAAAGGATCGATCTTCCTCGAACACGGCGCCATCATAGCTGCCAGGCATATCCATATGCCCGTTGAAGATGCCGAGAGAATGGGACTCACCTCTCAGGATCTCGTCTCCGTCAGGGTCCCCGGCGAGAGAGGACTGACATTCGAGAACGTCAGGCTCAAGATAGGCGAAAATGTCTTGCTCCAGCTCCACCTCGACACCGACGAGGGGAACGCAGCGGGGCTGCAGGGAGGCGAGGCCGTGGAGATAATCCTCCCGGATGGAAGCATATTCTCACCGTCCGAGGAGGTAGCGGTGGAGGAGAGGGAGCCGATTGTGGAAACGGTCGAGTTCAAACCGGAAGGTCAACGGGGCAAACCGGTCGTGACAGCCTCCTTTATAGAGTCGCTATCCCCACAGGTTAAACAGCTCCTGGTTCCAAATCCCGTCATCATCACCCCGTTGGCGAAGGATGCCGCCCGTGAAAAGGGAATACAGATCGTGACCAAAGAGGGCAGGAGGCTGATCTGA